Proteins encoded in a region of the Augochlora pura isolate Apur16 chromosome 4, APUR_v2.2.1, whole genome shotgun sequence genome:
- the Trsn gene encoding translin isoform X2, which produces MMSGQVFSVKCLRNEIRGSVKGLERSSTEILIILQNIHNDDNIEENIIVSRYCASAREIFEDVRKDYANLAKIVPKDQYYRFHDQWRSVTQKLCFLASLVIYLEIKVLVTKEAVAEMLGIKNSKEDGFHLDLENFLMGLLQLAAELSRFAVNSVTNGDYNRPIEIARFVNELNAGFRLLNLKNDILRKRFDGLKYSVRKVEEVVYDLSIRGLKPCPDPVSQETE; this is translated from the exons ATGATGAGTGGTCAAGTATTTTCTGTCAAATGCCTTCGAAAC GAAATCCGTGGCAGTGTAAAAGGTCTTGAAAGGTCATCCACGGAAATACTGATAATTTTACAGAACATtcataatgatgataatattGAGGAAAACATAA TTGTATCTCGATACTGTGCATCAGCAAGAGAAATATTTGAGGATGTGCGTAAAGATTATGCAAATCTTGCAAAAATTGTACCAAAGGACCAGTATTACAGATTTCATGACCAATGGCGTTCTGTGACACAGAAACTATGTTTCCTAGCCtctttagtaatttatttagaaattaaggTTTTGGTCACTAAAGAAGCTGTTGCAGAAATGTTGGGAA ttaaaaatagcaaagaaGATGGTTTCCATTtggatttagaaaatttcttaatGGGTTTGCTACAGTTGGCTGCAGAATTG aGTCGGTTTGCAGTAAATAGTGTCACAAATGGCGATTACAATAGACCCATAGAAATAGCAAGATTTGTAAACGAATTAAATGCTGGCTTTAGGCtgttaaatttgaaaaacgaTATCCTGAGAAAACGTTTTGATGGTTTAAAATACTCTGTCAGAAAAGTAGAAGAAGTTGTTTATGACCTCAGTATAAGAGGTTTAAAACCATGTCCTGATCCAGTCAGCCAAGAAAcagagtaa
- the LOC144469387 gene encoding glyoxylate/hydroxypyruvate reductase A isoform X1: MAHTIAILSVIPRLSYHLRMQLPNSTIFDVTPDKDDTLSNLQRADILLTDCNLFLPYLDKLQYLKWVQTTWAGVELLVPHLENKNVNYVVTRFSDEAFGLAMAEYVVAHIFNFERNQKQQYENQRNGYWGRDENISNHRLIHDLSVGVLGLGNIGKSIAEKLKVFGATVWGITRTQLKEKLDYVDEHRTIESIHEMLKECDYVVNVLPSTPNTLGLLNGNMLQNCKDRGTVFINIGRGGIIKEADLVNAIQQRWISGAILDVFEKEPLPKDSKLWTLPQVTISPHISGVTRPQDVAKFFTKNYRKFIDGKDLLNKVNFRMGY, translated from the exons ATGGCGCATACCATTGCAATTCTATCCGTGATACCTAGGTTATCTTACCATCTTCGCATGCAACTTCCAAACTCAACGATATTTGATGTTACGCCAG ATAAAGATGATACATTATCGAACTTGCAACGCGCGGACATACTGTTAACAGATTGCAATCTTTTTCTACCATATTTGGATAAATTGCAATATCTAAAATGGGTGCAAACTACATGGGCTGGTGTTGAATTATTAGTTCCAcatttggaaaataaaaatgttaattatgtCGTAACTCGTTTCTCTGATGAAGCCTTTGGTTTGGCTATGGCCGAATATGTGGTAGctcatattttcaatttcgaacgTAATCAGAAGCAGCAGTACGAAAATCAGAGAAATGGTTATTGGGGAAGAGATGAAAATATCTCAAACCACAGATTGATCCACGACCTCTCTGTGGGCGTTTTAGGCTTgggaaatattggaaaatcgA TTGCAGAGAAATTGAAGGTTTTTGGAGCTACTGTTTGGGGCATAACAAGAACGCAACTTAAAGAAAAGTTAGACTATGTAGATGAACATAGAACAATTGAATCTATAcatgaaatgttaaaagaatgtGACTACGTTGTTAATGTTCTGCCGTCCACTCCAAATACTTTAGGTCTATTAAATGGGAATATGTTACAAAATTGCAAAGATCGTGGTACAGTTTTCATCAACATAGGTCGAGgtggaattattaaagaagCTGATTTAGTGAACGCTATTCAGCAGCGGTGGATCTCGGGAGCAATACTGGACGTTTTTGAAAAAGAACCACTGCCAAAAGATAGTAAATTATGGACATTACCACAA GTTACTATCTCACCACACATTTCTGGAGTAACTCGCCCTCAGGATGTTGccaaattttttacaaagaatTACCGGAAATTTATCGATGGTAAAGACTTGTTAAACAAAGTAAATTTCCGTATGGgttattag
- the LOC144469387 gene encoding glyoxylate/hydroxypyruvate reductase A isoform X2: MYSLAENPPHSNIWRIFQIDKDDTLSNLQRADILLTDCNLFLPYLDKLQYLKWVQTTWAGVELLVPHLENKNVNYVVTRFSDEAFGLAMAEYVVAHIFNFERNQKQQYENQRNGYWGRDENISNHRLIHDLSVGVLGLGNIGKSIAEKLKVFGATVWGITRTQLKEKLDYVDEHRTIESIHEMLKECDYVVNVLPSTPNTLGLLNGNMLQNCKDRGTVFINIGRGGIIKEADLVNAIQQRWISGAILDVFEKEPLPKDSKLWTLPQVTISPHISGVTRPQDVAKFFTKNYRKFIDGKDLLNKVNFRMGY; this comes from the exons ATGTACAGCTTGGCGGAAAACCCACCCCATTCAAATATTTGGCGCATATTTCAAATAG ATAAAGATGATACATTATCGAACTTGCAACGCGCGGACATACTGTTAACAGATTGCAATCTTTTTCTACCATATTTGGATAAATTGCAATATCTAAAATGGGTGCAAACTACATGGGCTGGTGTTGAATTATTAGTTCCAcatttggaaaataaaaatgttaattatgtCGTAACTCGTTTCTCTGATGAAGCCTTTGGTTTGGCTATGGCCGAATATGTGGTAGctcatattttcaatttcgaacgTAATCAGAAGCAGCAGTACGAAAATCAGAGAAATGGTTATTGGGGAAGAGATGAAAATATCTCAAACCACAGATTGATCCACGACCTCTCTGTGGGCGTTTTAGGCTTgggaaatattggaaaatcgA TTGCAGAGAAATTGAAGGTTTTTGGAGCTACTGTTTGGGGCATAACAAGAACGCAACTTAAAGAAAAGTTAGACTATGTAGATGAACATAGAACAATTGAATCTATAcatgaaatgttaaaagaatgtGACTACGTTGTTAATGTTCTGCCGTCCACTCCAAATACTTTAGGTCTATTAAATGGGAATATGTTACAAAATTGCAAAGATCGTGGTACAGTTTTCATCAACATAGGTCGAGgtggaattattaaagaagCTGATTTAGTGAACGCTATTCAGCAGCGGTGGATCTCGGGAGCAATACTGGACGTTTTTGAAAAAGAACCACTGCCAAAAGATAGTAAATTATGGACATTACCACAA GTTACTATCTCACCACACATTTCTGGAGTAACTCGCCCTCAGGATGTTGccaaattttttacaaagaatTACCGGAAATTTATCGATGGTAAAGACTTGTTAAACAAAGTAAATTTCCGTATGGgttattag
- the Trsn gene encoding translin isoform X1: MSERIVELFNSFQDYLNNEEKLREEIRGSVKGLERSSTEILIILQNIHNDDNIEENIIVSRYCASAREIFEDVRKDYANLAKIVPKDQYYRFHDQWRSVTQKLCFLASLVIYLEIKVLVTKEAVAEMLGIKNSKEDGFHLDLENFLMGLLQLAAELSRFAVNSVTNGDYNRPIEIARFVNELNAGFRLLNLKNDILRKRFDGLKYSVRKVEEVVYDLSIRGLKPCPDPVSQETE; encoded by the exons ATGTCTGAGAGAATAGTGgaactttttaattcgtttcagGATTACTTAAACAATGAAGAAAAGTTGCGTGAG GAAATCCGTGGCAGTGTAAAAGGTCTTGAAAGGTCATCCACGGAAATACTGATAATTTTACAGAACATtcataatgatgataatattGAGGAAAACATAA TTGTATCTCGATACTGTGCATCAGCAAGAGAAATATTTGAGGATGTGCGTAAAGATTATGCAAATCTTGCAAAAATTGTACCAAAGGACCAGTATTACAGATTTCATGACCAATGGCGTTCTGTGACACAGAAACTATGTTTCCTAGCCtctttagtaatttatttagaaattaaggTTTTGGTCACTAAAGAAGCTGTTGCAGAAATGTTGGGAA ttaaaaatagcaaagaaGATGGTTTCCATTtggatttagaaaatttcttaatGGGTTTGCTACAGTTGGCTGCAGAATTG aGTCGGTTTGCAGTAAATAGTGTCACAAATGGCGATTACAATAGACCCATAGAAATAGCAAGATTTGTAAACGAATTAAATGCTGGCTTTAGGCtgttaaatttgaaaaacgaTATCCTGAGAAAACGTTTTGATGGTTTAAAATACTCTGTCAGAAAAGTAGAAGAAGTTGTTTATGACCTCAGTATAAGAGGTTTAAAACCATGTCCTGATCCAGTCAGCCAAGAAAcagagtaa